A segment of the Thermodesulfobacteriota bacterium genome:
ATTTTAATAATAATTATTGCGATGCTCTCGGACGTTAAAGGTGGTTCGATTTTTGCACTGGGAAATGGATATTTGATGGATGTACTGTCAGGCGGGCTTATAGGAGTGAATGCACTATCAAGACTTAGTATCTATGCTGCAATTCGTGGTACTACCAATAACATCTATTATCAACAAATTCCAGTCTTATTGATCGTAATATTTCTCAGTACTATTTTTTCATGGTTTTTTATTTGGGTTGTTATTAAAATTAACTCCGAAATTGATCTTAGTGTTTCTCTTTACGTGATATTAAAACAGGGAGCCATAAACACACTAATTGGACTCCCACTCTATTTAATGATAAAGAAAATCCATGAAAGAATACAAAAATAGGCTAATTATAGCAACCGTAATCATTATTCAAGTGTTTTTGATCCTCGCGGGGAGGATGTGGTATATGCAAATCCTGAAAGGCAACGAATATGAAAAATTCTCACGAGATAATCGAGTTCGCGTA
Coding sequences within it:
- the mreD gene encoding rod shape-determining protein MreD; its protein translation is MNNAITAIFFISLSLLFIVLQSTLLAPIKIGSFSPDFNLILIIIIAMLSDVKGGSIFALGNGYLMDVLSGGLIGVNALSRLSIYAAIRGTTNNIYYQQIPVLLIVIFLSTIFSWFFIWVVIKINSEIDLSVSLYVILKQGAINTLIGLPLYLMIKKIHERIQK